Proteins encoded together in one Mus musculus strain C57BL/6J chromosome 16, GRCm38.p6 C57BL/6J window:
- the Fam3b gene encoding protein FAM3B precursor translates to MRPVATGIFKALVFIFSSLCAWYSGYLLAELIPDVPLSSTLYNIRSIGERPVLKAPAPKRQKCDHWSPCPPDTYAYRLLSGGGRDKYAKICFEDEVLIGEKTGNVARGINIAVVNYETGKVIATKYFDMYEGDNSGPMAKFIQSTPSKSLLFMVTHDDGSSKLKAQAKDAIEALGSKEIKNMKFRSSWVFVAAKGFELPSEIEREKINHSDQSRNRYAGWPAEIQIEGCIPKGLR, encoded by the exons ATGCGTCCAGTTGCTACAG GCATCTTCAAGGCACTAGTGTTTATTTTCTCCTCCCTGTGCGCCTGGTATTCTGGGTACCTGCTCGCGGAGCTCATTCCTGACGTGCCCCTGTCCAGCACTCTCTACAACATCCGAAGCATTGGAGAGAGACCTGTTCTCAAAG ccCCAGCCCCCAAAAGACAAAAATGTGACCATTGGTCCCCATGTCCTCCTGACACCTATGCCTACCGGCTGCTCAGTGGTGGTGGCCGCGACAAGTATGCCAAGATCTGCTTTGAGGATGAAGT GCTAATAGGAGAGAAGACGGGGAATGTGGCAAGAGGGATAAACATTGCTGTCGTCAACT atgaGACAGGAAAAGTGATAGCGACAAAGTACTTTGATATGTATGAAGGTG ATAACTCCGGGCCAATGGCCAAGTTCATTCAGAGCACTCCTTCAAAATCCCTGCTGTTCATGGTGACTCATGATGATGGAAGTtccaa ACTGAAGGCTCAAGCAAAGGATGCCATAGAAGCCCTTGGaagcaaagaaatcaagaacatGAAGTTCAGATCAAGCTGGGTGTTTGTTGCAGCAAAGGGCTTTGAGCTCCCTTCAGAAATCGAGAGAGAAAAA ATCAACCACTCAGATCAATCCAGGAACAGATATGCAGGCTGGCCAGCGGAGATCCAGATCGAAGGATGCATACCCAAAGGGCTGAGATAA